In the Kribbella sp. NBC_00482 genome, one interval contains:
- a CDS encoding DinB family protein, translated as MSVDESDRYPDLDADERTTLTQFLDQYRRRALSLLQTLTDEQARSRTLVSTDLTAGGVVKHLAHMEDHWFTARVGGGELPEPWASAPSNTQPSWDMGSAVHDTVDQIADLYLAACARSREVTERLASLDTKAPRPSFGKGPVTLRWVLVHMLEETACHVGHLDLLTDPTRATGDSAY; from the coding sequence ATGTCCGTCGACGAATCCGATCGCTATCCGGACCTCGATGCCGACGAACGGACCACTCTCACCCAGTTCCTTGATCAGTACCGACGTCGAGCCCTCAGCCTGCTTCAGACCCTGACGGACGAGCAAGCACGGTCCAGGACTCTCGTGTCGACCGATCTAACTGCCGGGGGAGTCGTCAAGCACCTGGCTCACATGGAGGATCACTGGTTCACGGCCCGAGTCGGAGGCGGCGAACTGCCCGAGCCGTGGGCGTCCGCACCATCCAACACCCAGCCGTCCTGGGACATGGGATCCGCTGTTCACGACACCGTCGATCAGATCGCCGACCTCTATCTTGCGGCATGCGCGCGCAGCAGGGAGGTCACTGAGCGACTCGCCAGCCTTGACACAAAGGCACCGCGGCCGTCATTCGGCAAAGGGCCAGTGACGCTCCGCTGGGTGCTGGTCCACATGCTCGAAGAGACCGCGTGCCACGTCGGCCACCTCGATCTCCTCACCGATCCCACTCGCGCTACCGGAGACTCTGCGTATTGA
- a CDS encoding aminoglycoside phosphotransferase family protein — protein sequence MSPRKMDADQADIDTPLVRELVAAQFPQWAALPLEPVDSGGLVNAIYRLGTDLSVRLLLRPSNTDIVQREQAKLAALAPFLPVAIPSVEAIGSPTEAFPGEWSVHRWLTGTHPSPDALVDPRGLATDLAAFVDAFRQIDLPDRPPVYLGERRTRALMVSMDSPTREAISELDGLIDTRAVLASWEESLAAPYDGREVWVHSDLTPSNLLVSAEGRLTAVLDFETCGVGDPACDMFPVWYLLPAKVHDEFRTALDVDDATWLRGRGRVLSQALIVLRYHKDTNPAIASYALHAIGKVLAAPR from the coding sequence GTGAGTCCCCGCAAGATGGACGCCGACCAGGCCGACATCGACACGCCACTCGTCCGCGAACTGGTGGCCGCTCAGTTCCCGCAGTGGGCCGCGTTGCCGCTGGAGCCGGTCGACTCCGGCGGATTGGTGAACGCGATCTACCGCCTCGGCACCGACCTGTCCGTACGGTTGCTGCTCCGGCCCTCGAACACCGACATAGTGCAACGGGAGCAGGCGAAACTCGCGGCACTCGCGCCGTTCCTGCCTGTGGCCATCCCTTCTGTCGAGGCGATCGGCTCACCCACCGAGGCGTTCCCGGGCGAGTGGTCCGTCCACCGCTGGCTCACCGGTACGCACCCCTCCCCCGACGCGCTGGTTGATCCGCGTGGGCTGGCGACGGACCTCGCGGCGTTCGTCGACGCGTTCCGGCAGATCGACTTGCCGGACCGGCCGCCGGTGTATCTCGGCGAGCGCCGGACGCGTGCTCTGATGGTCTCGATGGACTCCCCGACGCGGGAGGCGATCAGCGAGCTGGATGGCCTGATCGACACTCGCGCAGTACTGGCGTCGTGGGAGGAGTCGCTCGCGGCGCCGTACGACGGGCGCGAGGTGTGGGTGCACTCGGACCTGACGCCGAGCAACCTGCTCGTGTCGGCGGAGGGCCGGCTGACCGCGGTGCTCGACTTCGAGACGTGCGGTGTCGGCGATCCGGCGTGCGACATGTTCCCCGTGTGGTACCTGCTGCCCGCGAAGGTCCACGACGAGTTCCGTACGGCGCTGGACGTGGACGACGCGACCTGGCTCCGCGGACGCGGGCGTGTGCTGTCCCAGGCCCTGATCGTGTTGCGGTACCACAAGGACACCAACCCGGCGATCGCGAGCTACGCGCTGCACGCCATCGGCAAGGTGCTCGCAGCTCCTCGATGA
- a CDS encoding putative quinol monooxygenase produces the protein MPITAMLDVHFAADHVVDGPAMFTEILEETRDFAGCLRVDLLADIADPAHYVAYELWESNEHDLAYRAWRQGDGATKLRDVLDRDPVLTKFETAVPKPG, from the coding sequence ATGCCGATCACCGCGATGCTCGACGTCCACTTCGCTGCCGACCACGTGGTGGACGGGCCGGCCATGTTCACCGAGATCCTCGAGGAAACTCGGGATTTCGCAGGTTGCCTGCGGGTCGACTTGCTCGCAGATATTGCCGACCCTGCACATTACGTTGCCTATGAACTCTGGGAGTCGAACGAGCACGATCTCGCCTATCGTGCGTGGCGACAGGGCGACGGGGCAACAAAGTTGCGCGACGTCCTGGACCGTGATCCTGTTCTCACGAAGTTTGAGACTGCCGTTCCGAAACCTGGTTGA
- a CDS encoding class I SAM-dependent methyltransferase, which produces MTEVVVVTDYDVLAEVYEWLISDAKLPPAEFAASFDEVLRLLPSNAHVLDCSCGTGQLAVGLAGRGMQVVATDASEAMVRRTAELSEEFGASVRAVRANWEELPDHFEDGTFDMVFCVGNSLHHAAGATGRGAALESMSRLLRPGGRLVLTSRTWELVRARGSRLDISDRLVRRNGRDAVVVYRWEIAPHWEDEHHIEIAIAQVDATEMVLVRSELLSCWPYRHEELEVELHRVGLRTDVSTFDLEAENYMVVASKV; this is translated from the coding sequence GTGACGGAGGTAGTGGTTGTGACGGATTATGACGTGCTTGCCGAGGTGTACGAATGGCTCATCTCGGATGCAAAGTTGCCTCCGGCCGAGTTCGCTGCGTCGTTCGATGAGGTCCTCCGTCTCCTGCCGTCGAACGCTCACGTCCTCGACTGTTCGTGCGGAACCGGACAGTTGGCGGTTGGCCTCGCCGGTCGTGGCATGCAGGTCGTCGCAACTGACGCCAGCGAAGCGATGGTTCGTCGGACGGCAGAGTTGTCCGAGGAGTTCGGGGCATCCGTCCGGGCCGTGCGGGCGAACTGGGAAGAGTTGCCCGACCATTTCGAGGACGGCACGTTCGACATGGTGTTCTGCGTTGGCAACTCGCTTCACCATGCCGCGGGCGCGACAGGCAGGGGTGCTGCTCTGGAGTCGATGTCACGCCTTCTGCGCCCTGGCGGGCGCTTGGTACTCACATCCCGCACTTGGGAACTCGTGAGGGCCAGAGGTTCCCGGCTGGACATCAGTGACCGACTCGTCCGCCGGAACGGTCGCGATGCCGTCGTGGTCTACCGCTGGGAGATTGCGCCGCATTGGGAGGACGAGCACCACATCGAGATTGCGATCGCGCAAGTTGATGCGACTGAGATGGTTCTTGTCCGCTCAGAACTGCTGTCCTGCTGGCCCTACCGGCACGAGGAACTCGAAGTCGAACTGCACCGGGTCGGACTCCGGACCGACGTGAGCACGTTCGACCTTGAGGCCGAGAACTACATGGTGGTCGCAAGCAAGGTATAG
- a CDS encoding aminoglycoside phosphotransferase family protein — translation MARARTGKMPNDQVLRWAADAVGGTSVVSSEGLSRGEHRPSGTFRLGIEGPAARTRDVILKVPVRGWIAAAWVITNARALQLAETHGLAAPRLIAADLDGKASGTVATLETFLPGSAGLSPTVSVARLREAGAALARVHAFRLVPQAHLPYRPRPCAVDDRADERWRGLMPTTPLLQQADERVRSHGMPAVASVFVHGDAWGGNMLWEGDRCVALIDWNTAGAGDPGVDLGSLRMQMTLQYGQDAPSHVLEGWERQAGREAVGVPYWDAVAALNTPTVMDGWAGFADDGSLLGAAAVTERRDAFLRTALSQWS, via the coding sequence ATGGCAAGAGCACGCACAGGCAAGATGCCGAATGACCAGGTTCTGCGCTGGGCGGCCGACGCGGTTGGCGGGACGAGCGTCGTTTCGTCCGAGGGCCTGAGCCGCGGCGAGCACCGCCCTTCGGGCACGTTCCGCCTGGGAATCGAAGGACCGGCGGCCCGGACCAGGGACGTGATCTTGAAGGTCCCTGTCCGGGGATGGATCGCCGCCGCGTGGGTGATCACGAACGCACGCGCGCTTCAGTTGGCCGAGACTCATGGCCTGGCCGCGCCGCGGCTGATCGCTGCGGATCTCGACGGGAAGGCGAGCGGAACCGTCGCCACCCTGGAGACCTTCCTGCCCGGCAGCGCCGGTCTCTCGCCGACGGTTTCGGTCGCCCGGCTCCGCGAAGCGGGAGCGGCCCTTGCCAGGGTCCACGCCTTCAGGCTGGTTCCGCAGGCCCACCTGCCATACCGGCCCCGGCCGTGCGCCGTCGACGACCGCGCCGATGAACGCTGGCGGGGCCTGATGCCGACCACACCTTTGCTGCAGCAGGCCGACGAGCGGGTCAGGTCGCACGGGATGCCGGCCGTCGCGTCGGTGTTCGTGCATGGTGACGCCTGGGGCGGCAACATGCTGTGGGAGGGTGACCGTTGCGTTGCGCTGATCGACTGGAATACAGCCGGGGCTGGTGATCCGGGCGTCGATCTCGGCAGCCTGCGGATGCAGATGACCCTTCAGTACGGCCAGGACGCGCCGTCCCATGTGTTGGAGGGCTGGGAGCGGCAGGCGGGCCGGGAGGCAGTCGGCGTGCCCTACTGGGATGCCGTGGCCGCGCTGAACACGCCGACAGTGATGGACGGTTGGGCGGGATTCGCCGACGACGGTAGCCTCCTGGGCGCCGCTGCCGTCACCGAAAGGCGCGACGCTTTCCTTCGCACCGCTCTCAGTCAGTGGTCATAA
- a CDS encoding class I SAM-dependent methyltransferase: MSIELPDTLRIKIVRIRRPVVVSPVVKPHAELAGGAVGYMAVPAHLSSERCVHMSTISNSEAIAAWSAMPTDAIEAYDDQGDFPKRHLMNGNLLRMLGPVDGRKVLDAGSGEGYLSRLLAEGGAEVVGVEPAAALLARAQKIEQERRQGIRFVQADLSTLPEVGQPFDAVVCSMVLLAIPAWQSAMAACVGALKPGGRFVFSITHPAFENLYPTWRDHGHYQLDRYLDEYEMPEGHAPDFHRPLSAYINEVVGLGCRVTELCEPRLDPQVARDSGIEAIESYVALPNFLIVSAERDR, from the coding sequence ATGTCCATTGAATTACCCGACACTCTGCGTATCAAGATCGTGCGCATTCGGCGTCCGGTGGTCGTCAGCCCGGTGGTGAAACCGCATGCAGAGCTGGCCGGCGGGGCGGTAGGTTACATGGCTGTCCCTGCCCATCTGTCGTCGGAGAGGTGTGTCCACATGTCCACGATCAGTAACTCAGAGGCGATCGCAGCGTGGTCGGCGATGCCGACTGACGCGATTGAGGCGTACGACGATCAGGGCGACTTTCCCAAGCGCCACTTGATGAATGGGAACCTGCTCCGGATGCTGGGGCCCGTCGATGGTCGGAAAGTCCTCGATGCAGGCAGTGGCGAAGGCTATTTAAGCCGGCTGTTGGCCGAAGGCGGAGCTGAGGTCGTTGGTGTGGAGCCGGCTGCCGCGCTGCTGGCGCGCGCTCAGAAGATCGAGCAGGAGCGGCGTCAGGGCATCAGGTTCGTGCAGGCTGATCTCTCGACGTTGCCGGAGGTTGGTCAGCCGTTCGATGCGGTGGTCTGCAGCATGGTGCTGCTCGCCATACCCGCCTGGCAGTCGGCGATGGCGGCGTGCGTCGGCGCACTGAAGCCGGGCGGCCGGTTCGTGTTCTCGATCACCCATCCGGCGTTTGAGAATCTCTACCCAACGTGGCGGGATCACGGTCATTACCAGCTTGATCGGTACCTGGATGAGTACGAGATGCCAGAGGGCCATGCACCCGACTTCCACCGCCCGCTGTCTGCCTACATCAACGAGGTCGTCGGTCTCGGGTGTCGCGTGACTGAACTGTGCGAACCGAGACTTGATCCACAGGTCGCACGAGACAGCGGAATCGAGGCGATCGAGTCCTACGTCGCACTGCCGAACTTCCTGATCGTCAGCGCCGAACGCGACAGATGA
- a CDS encoding LLM class flavin-dependent oxidoreductase codes for MNDQPRRVTRPFRFGVVAPILSDLPTWRDRVRRIADSGYSTLLMPDVPTWQPSLGPTLATAAALTDLRIGSWVYAAALREPWSTAWEAHSLSVLTEGRFEMGIGAGRPGIEVELGLPVVSPAERRARMRETVATLRTFDGPDLHTPVVMAVSGPKSQALALEVADAVTFVLSPDSDRAETTNRVRELAGGRDIELVQHVAAVGDGVAPFMAPPNLDTAVLRAADSLLILPSDPAAAAEEVQRRREEIGFSYFVIGADFADTLAPVVAELAGR; via the coding sequence ATGAACGACCAGCCCAGGCGAGTAACCAGACCGTTCCGATTCGGGGTCGTTGCGCCGATCCTGTCTGACCTGCCGACGTGGCGAGATCGCGTGCGCCGCATCGCCGACAGTGGTTACTCAACGTTGCTGATGCCCGACGTTCCTACGTGGCAGCCATCGCTCGGCCCCACGCTGGCGACCGCGGCCGCCCTCACTGACCTGCGGATCGGCTCGTGGGTCTATGCCGCCGCGCTGCGCGAACCGTGGAGCACAGCGTGGGAGGCGCACTCACTCTCAGTACTCACGGAAGGCCGCTTCGAAATGGGCATTGGCGCCGGGCGACCCGGGATCGAAGTCGAGCTCGGACTGCCTGTCGTCTCCCCCGCTGAGCGTCGCGCCAGGATGCGCGAGACCGTCGCCACCCTGCGTACGTTTGACGGCCCCGATCTGCACACGCCGGTTGTCATGGCGGTGAGCGGACCGAAGTCGCAGGCGCTGGCGCTCGAAGTCGCTGACGCAGTCACGTTCGTGCTCTCACCAGACAGTGACCGGGCCGAAACCACGAACCGGGTCCGCGAGTTGGCCGGCGGCCGGGACATCGAACTCGTCCAGCACGTCGCCGCTGTCGGTGACGGTGTCGCTCCGTTCATGGCGCCGCCCAACCTCGACACCGCGGTGCTTCGCGCGGCCGACTCGCTCCTCATTCTTCCGAGTGATCCCGCGGCGGCCGCCGAAGAAGTCCAACGACGTCGCGAGGAGATCGGCTTCTCCTATTTCGTCATCGGCGCCGACTTTGCCGACACGCTCGCGCCGGTGGTGGCCGAGCTGGCCGGACGGTAG
- a CDS encoding SgcJ/EcaC family oxidoreductase has translation MNLKTAAAGTLAIAMLALTGCSADDDRPTQQEIAGLFDQWNAALAGGNATTVADLYAADGVLLPTLSADVRSNRDEIEEYFEEDFLPKKPQGTITESHVRILDDQNAAHSGNYRFSLTGKDGSKSSVDARFTYVYEKVDGRWMIVEHHSSAAPA, from the coding sequence ATGAACCTCAAGACTGCCGCCGCCGGCACCCTGGCCATCGCGATGCTGGCGCTGACCGGGTGCAGTGCCGACGACGATCGCCCGACCCAGCAGGAGATCGCCGGCCTGTTCGACCAGTGGAACGCCGCCCTGGCCGGCGGGAACGCCACCACCGTGGCGGATCTGTATGCGGCGGACGGCGTACTCCTGCCGACGCTGAGTGCCGACGTCCGATCGAACCGGGACGAGATCGAGGAGTACTTCGAGGAGGACTTCCTGCCGAAGAAGCCCCAGGGGACGATCACCGAGTCGCACGTCCGGATCCTCGACGACCAGAACGCCGCGCACAGTGGGAACTACCGGTTCAGCCTGACCGGCAAGGACGGCAGCAAGAGCTCGGTCGATGCCCGATTCACCTATGTCTACGAGAAGGTCGACGGCCGGTGGATGATCGTCGAACACCATTCGTCGGCGGCGCCCGCCTGA
- a CDS encoding sensor histidine kinase translates to MKLRLVASYVLLVAVALALFTIPVALSSSAILRSTLEQTAQREAKLFAPLVLRNDAAAAQAVTDRTRDFQNATGSQVRIFRASDAITDDQVRQALDGADPAPVWGEHPLLDAGAVSVVLPVRDQGRTVAVVQIVSPAAEVNSQIAQIWEFRLLVGLAVLIAASGVAVVIASTLARPLRHLDAVARRIGEGDYSVRAETKGPPEIATLARTLNDSARQTNALLTSQRSFVADASHQLRTPLAAIRLTLDNVRDTTDDPDVSRRIATVDAEIHRMSRMVEGLLALARAESTAAPQSIDLAAIIDQRVSTWSAALAETGVELVVDLERPCWITATPGALEQVLDNVLSNALAAAPAASKITLRARRTGELVISDQGPGMTAEQRSRAFDRFWRAGPPGTGTGLGLAIVKQLVEHDGGQVELRDASGRGLAVHVVLRPASASKR, encoded by the coding sequence GTGAAGCTTCGGCTGGTCGCGAGCTACGTCCTGCTGGTGGCCGTCGCGCTGGCCCTGTTCACCATCCCGGTCGCGCTGAGCTCGTCGGCCATCCTACGGTCGACGCTGGAGCAGACCGCCCAGCGAGAGGCAAAGTTGTTCGCCCCGCTGGTTCTGCGGAACGACGCGGCCGCCGCGCAGGCGGTGACCGACCGGACGCGAGACTTCCAGAACGCCACTGGGTCGCAGGTCAGGATCTTCAGAGCATCCGATGCCATCACCGATGACCAGGTCCGGCAGGCGCTCGACGGTGCGGATCCGGCGCCGGTCTGGGGTGAGCATCCGTTGCTGGACGCCGGCGCGGTCAGTGTGGTTCTCCCGGTCCGGGACCAGGGCCGCACGGTCGCGGTCGTCCAGATCGTCTCCCCGGCGGCCGAGGTGAACTCCCAAATCGCGCAGATCTGGGAGTTCCGGCTGCTCGTCGGTCTCGCCGTACTGATTGCCGCCTCCGGGGTCGCCGTAGTGATCGCGAGTACGTTGGCCCGGCCGTTGCGGCACCTGGACGCGGTCGCCCGCCGGATCGGGGAGGGCGACTACTCGGTGCGCGCGGAGACCAAGGGGCCGCCCGAGATCGCGACGCTGGCACGCACACTGAACGACAGCGCCCGGCAGACGAACGCGCTGCTGACCTCCCAGCGATCCTTCGTCGCCGACGCCTCCCACCAGTTGCGTACGCCGCTCGCCGCCATCCGACTCACTCTCGACAATGTCCGCGACACCACCGACGACCCGGACGTGAGCCGGCGGATCGCGACCGTGGACGCCGAGATCCACCGGATGAGCCGGATGGTCGAAGGCCTGCTGGCGCTGGCCCGGGCCGAATCGACCGCGGCGCCGCAGTCGATCGACCTGGCCGCGATCATCGATCAGCGGGTCTCGACCTGGTCGGCGGCCTTGGCGGAGACCGGTGTCGAGCTGGTCGTGGATCTCGAGCGGCCGTGCTGGATCACCGCGACGCCGGGGGCGCTGGAGCAGGTCCTCGACAACGTGCTCAGCAACGCGCTCGCGGCGGCGCCGGCGGCCAGCAAGATCACGCTTCGGGCCCGTAGAACAGGGGAGTTGGTGATCAGCGACCAGGGCCCGGGGATGACGGCCGAGCAGCGCAGTCGTGCGTTTGACCGGTTCTGGCGAGCCGGTCCGCCGGGCACGGGGACGGGTCTCGGCCTGGCGATCGTGAAGCAGTTGGTCGAGCACGACGGCGGCCAGGTCGAGCTCCGGGACGCATCTGGCCGAGGCCTTGCGGTGCACGTCGTACTGCGTCCCGCGTCTGCTTCGAAACGCTGA
- a CDS encoding response regulator transcription factor, with product MQVLLVEDDPSIAGALSEGLPRYGFSVEHVWTGAEALAAFGAADLVLLDLGLPDTDGIDVCRRIRATSDVPLIIITARSDEIERVVGLELGADDYVSKPFGLRELVARMRAVTRRTAPRESEPKPAESETQQLGTLRLDRAARRAFVADVEIQLTPKEYDLLSLLAAGPGVVHTREQLIEEVWDSNWFGSTRTLDVHVGALRKKLDGSVEVHTVRGVGFRLEPVER from the coding sequence ATGCAGGTGCTGCTGGTCGAGGACGACCCGTCGATCGCCGGTGCGCTCAGCGAGGGGCTGCCGCGGTACGGCTTCAGCGTCGAGCATGTCTGGACCGGGGCCGAGGCGCTGGCCGCGTTCGGCGCGGCCGACCTGGTGCTGCTGGATCTGGGCCTGCCCGATACCGACGGCATCGACGTCTGCCGACGGATCCGGGCGACCAGCGACGTACCGCTGATCATCATCACCGCGCGCTCGGACGAGATCGAGCGAGTGGTCGGGCTTGAACTGGGCGCCGACGACTACGTGTCCAAGCCGTTCGGCCTGCGCGAGCTGGTCGCCCGGATGCGTGCGGTCACCCGCCGAACGGCGCCCCGCGAGAGCGAGCCGAAGCCGGCAGAGAGCGAGACTCAGCAGCTCGGCACGCTCAGGCTGGATCGGGCCGCTCGCAGGGCCTTCGTGGCCGATGTGGAGATCCAGCTCACGCCGAAGGAGTACGACCTGCTCAGCCTGCTGGCGGCGGGCCCTGGGGTCGTGCACACCCGGGAGCAGCTGATCGAGGAGGTCTGGGACAGCAACTGGTTCGGCTCGACCCGCACCCTGGACGTCCATGTCGGTGCCCTGCGCAAGAAACTTGACGGTTCCGTCGAGGTCCACACTGTGCGCGGGGTCGGTTTCCGGCTCGAACCGGTCGAGCGGTGA
- a CDS encoding TerC/Alx family metal homeostasis membrane protein, whose translation MLEISAVTWAVTIGLIVVLLAADLLIAALRPHRVGFREAAAWSVFYVLVAIGFGLWFLSAYGGEFGAEYFAGYIVEKSLSVDNLFVFVIIMTTFAVPEEHQHKVLTFGIVLALVMRAIFIALGATLLSLFSFMFLLFGLLLLYTAVQLFRHRAEDPDVENNVIVKTARRVLPVSDDYVGGKLTARIGGRKVVTPLFVVLVAIGGVDLLFALDSIPAVFGVTEEAFIVFAANAFALLGLRALFFLVKGLLDRLVYLSAGLAVILAFIGVKLILHWAHVDIDDRIPEVSTAISLGVIIGILTIVVVASLIKTRNDPTAKAHAGSLHGHRDNQHTPADQPGHAD comes from the coding sequence GTGCTCGAGATCAGTGCCGTCACCTGGGCCGTCACCATCGGCCTGATCGTCGTCCTGCTGGCCGCCGACCTGCTGATCGCCGCGCTCCGGCCGCACCGGGTCGGGTTCCGCGAGGCCGCCGCCTGGTCGGTCTTCTACGTCCTGGTGGCGATCGGGTTCGGCCTGTGGTTCCTGAGCGCGTACGGCGGTGAGTTCGGGGCGGAGTACTTCGCCGGCTACATCGTCGAGAAGAGCCTGTCGGTCGACAACCTGTTCGTGTTCGTGATCATCATGACCACGTTCGCCGTACCCGAGGAGCACCAGCACAAGGTGCTGACCTTCGGCATCGTGCTGGCGCTGGTGATGCGGGCGATCTTCATCGCGCTCGGTGCGACGTTGCTGTCGCTGTTCTCGTTCATGTTCTTGTTGTTCGGCCTGCTGTTGCTCTACACGGCCGTGCAGTTGTTCCGGCATCGCGCCGAGGATCCCGACGTCGAGAACAACGTCATCGTGAAGACCGCGCGCCGGGTGCTGCCGGTCAGCGACGACTACGTCGGCGGCAAGCTGACCGCACGGATCGGCGGCCGCAAGGTGGTCACGCCGCTGTTCGTCGTACTGGTCGCGATCGGCGGGGTCGATCTGCTCTTCGCGCTCGACTCGATCCCGGCGGTGTTCGGCGTCACCGAGGAGGCGTTCATCGTGTTCGCCGCCAACGCGTTCGCGCTGCTCGGCCTGCGGGCGCTGTTCTTCCTGGTCAAGGGGCTGCTGGACCGGCTCGTCTATCTGTCCGCCGGGCTCGCCGTCATCCTCGCCTTCATCGGCGTCAAGCTGATCCTGCACTGGGCCCACGTCGACATCGACGACCGGATCCCGGAGGTGTCCACCGCGATCAGCCTCGGCGTCATCATCGGCATCCTGACGATCGTCGTGGTCGCCAGCCTGATCAAGACCCGCAACGACCCCACCGCCAAGGCCCACGCCGGCTCCCTGCACGGTCACCGCGACAACCAGCACACCCCGGCCGATCAGCCGGGCCATGCTGACTGA
- a CDS encoding TraR/DksA family transcriptional regulator, whose protein sequence is MDDPRAQLERERQKTIDRLANLTEDFDRVVAASRDSNADDEHDPEGSTIAFERSQLGALAEQARNALTEIDAALARLAAGTYTTCERCNQPISNERLRARPAVRTCIRCASK, encoded by the coding sequence ATGGACGATCCGCGTGCTCAACTCGAGCGTGAGCGGCAGAAGACGATCGACCGCCTGGCGAACCTGACCGAGGACTTCGACAGAGTCGTGGCTGCCTCGCGCGACAGCAACGCCGACGACGAACACGATCCCGAGGGTTCAACGATCGCGTTCGAACGGTCCCAGCTCGGCGCGCTGGCCGAGCAGGCCCGGAACGCCCTGACGGAGATCGATGCCGCCTTGGCACGTCTAGCGGCTGGAACCTACACAACGTGTGAACGCTGCAACCAACCGATCTCGAACGAGCGCCTCCGGGCGCGTCCAGCGGTCCGCACCTGCATCCGCTGCGCATCCAAGTGA
- a CDS encoding class I SAM-dependent methyltransferase, with amino-acid sequence MSEQFYSDARLYDRLFPGGEQAVDFYRAEADRYGGCVLELGCGTGHKLIPIASDGHPCMGLELSSAMLAEAQRKADERGVEVEWVHGDMRKFDLGRTFDLVFIAANSLLHLHEAEDLVDCFRSVRRHLAPGARFVFDVFNPSVRMLAQADGVRRRRDALAFVDPDRGVVQVDVAEIYDAAAQVTRGKWYFSTDSEADFVVAPLEIRSIFPQELPVLLSLGGLRVVERFGDWSREPLTTDAPLQLYVCEAD; translated from the coding sequence ATGAGCGAGCAGTTCTACTCGGATGCGAGGTTGTACGACCGGTTGTTCCCCGGAGGCGAGCAGGCCGTCGACTTCTACAGGGCCGAGGCCGATCGGTACGGCGGGTGTGTCTTGGAACTCGGGTGTGGCACCGGCCACAAGCTGATCCCGATCGCGTCCGACGGGCATCCGTGCATGGGCCTGGAGCTCTCGTCGGCCATGCTTGCCGAGGCTCAGCGCAAGGCGGACGAGCGCGGCGTGGAGGTGGAGTGGGTACACGGCGACATGCGCAAGTTCGACCTGGGCCGAACGTTCGACCTCGTGTTCATCGCGGCCAATTCATTGCTCCATCTGCATGAGGCCGAGGACTTGGTGGACTGCTTCCGGTCGGTGCGACGGCATCTTGCGCCCGGAGCGCGGTTCGTCTTCGACGTGTTCAACCCGAGCGTGCGCATGCTTGCCCAGGCCGACGGCGTTCGACGCAGGCGCGACGCATTGGCGTTCGTGGATCCCGATCGTGGCGTAGTCCAGGTCGATGTCGCGGAGATCTACGACGCGGCCGCGCAGGTGACTCGCGGGAAGTGGTACTTCTCGACCGATTCCGAGGCCGACTTCGTTGTCGCGCCGCTCGAGATCAGGAGCATCTTCCCCCAGGAGCTACCGGTGCTGCTCTCGCTCGGCGGTCTCCGGGTTGTCGAACGCTTCGGCGACTGGTCCCGTGAGCCACTCACCACAGATGCCCCGCTCCAACTCTACGTCTGCGAAGCAGACTGA